Part of the Henckelia pumila isolate YLH828 chromosome 2, ASM3356847v2, whole genome shotgun sequence genome is shown below.
AGTAATTTATTTTGCTCTTGCCTTAATATATcgatcattttttttatatatttttattaataaattgaGATGTTTAGGCTTAGATTTACGTTTAAATTTATAATCTTTCCACCATATTTATGTTTCAAAAGGAAAAATAACTGTTTTTACTTCCTAAGTACTCCTCACATTtttaacttcaaaaaaaaaaagaaaaaaagaacttCTCTCATTTCTTATTTTGGTAATTTAAGTTTTCAAAGTTTGGTTTGAGTTCActaactttaaatttttttgtccCTCTCATTTCTTATTTCGGTAATTTAAGTTTTCAAAAGTTTTGTTTGACTTCACtaactttaattttttaaaataaaaaaaaaaattgaatcatACTTTGATTGAATGCGAGATCAAAAAATATCttcaatttttgaattatttagaTATTCGATCCCTTCGAGCTTAATTGGATCCAATACCTCGAAAATTATATGAAACCAACAAGTGCATTTCGATTTTACATCGGAAATTATATGTAACCTTACTACCTTAGATGTTGTTCTATTCTCGATATGTTTCGAATACTCGATGTGGATTGGTGGGTAACGGAGTTCCAAGATTTTTTAAATAAGGATGGGCTGAGATAGATTGGCCCACCGAACACGCCAAATTGCATGAAATTACTTAATACAACCCGTACTGACTCATTTTGATATCTTTAATTATCACAATTTATATCAATTAtcacatattattatttaacttaaaaaggttttaatattttataggtgaaaaaaaaacttaaaacatgGGTTATGAgtaaaattttagttaaatattttttaaaaatatattttttaaaatatttcaatatatttttaaaattttactcataacacatattttaagttttttttttcacttataaaatattaaaaaaaatttaagttaaataataaaatgtgaTAATTGATATAAATTGTGATAATTAACATTTGATATGTTTTTTTAGATAGTTTTAGATGAACTATATATGGAAGACAAAAATGAAAATGTTCAAAAACATTTATTCTTAAACAActtgtaaaatattttatgaaaaacttttgaaaaatacttttataaaaataatttataaatacatgttcAAACGAAACTTAAACATCGACTAATTGGTTGCTAATAATGCTTCTCGTTAAATTTTCTTACAACGTTTGTCATTTTCAAACAAATCAGATAATGTAAAGGGATTTGAGATTTTAGTTAGAGGCCTTGTGCAAATAACAGCGTCAAACAAGAAgacattattaattaattagtatGTTAATTTACTCGAAAAGGTAATTACTAtgttaaacaaaacaaaataaaacaaaacaaaattaacaTTGATATATCATACATAAAGTAATTATTAGTTACTCCATGCATCCATAAATTAACAGTACATATTTAAACCTTAAATTTCCTCCGGGACaatatcaaaattaaataatcatccTGCATGCGCAGATCCCCTTAGTTTGCTTGTCCCCTTACACGATCCCTGTATATTAACGCACCCTGCAACAATAAATTagaattgaattaattaaacaatttcaagaacaaacacacatacatatattatataaataattttgataCGGTGAACATCCACGGTACGTAGACACGTGACACGTCCAACATGAGCGCACACGGCTAAAGTAGGCCAGATTTTACGCATTCAATAGGTGAATGTCATATCGAATTAAATtcgaatcattttttttttttggttatgtAGGGGTACGTACTTGGTGCAATCGATGGAGGGGGAGATCGTATATGGAATGTAGACGCCACATTTCTTGGGGAGGCTTGCGGCGTTGGCGACGATAGGAGCGGCGACCGTACTGGTGATGGATTTCAAGCAGTAGCAAACAGCCTGCCGGGCGGCGGTGCTGGACGCCTCCTTGTACAGCGACTGAACACCGTTGCAGCAATTATTAGGCACGGTTTGGCCGCCGCGAAGCACGTAGTCGAAGCAAGGCGCTAAGGCGCTTGTCACCGCCCCACAAGAGATCTGCCCTTGCGCCGCGGGCGGCGTGGCCACCGCCAGCGCAACTAGGACCGTGCACATAGCTTTAAGCACAAAACGAGAGCTGATTGCCATTATAATATGTTATTGTTGAATATTGCAAACACATGCATACACAATGAAATTGAACTTGCATTGTGCTTGTATATATTGTTTTAGCTGGGGACTGTagcattttaattaatttggtgGTAGTTTCAATATTTAATGCTTAA
Proteins encoded:
- the LOC140884940 gene encoding non-specific lipid-transfer protein 1-like, with translation MAISSRFVLKAMCTVLVALAVATPPAAQGQISCGAVTSALAPCFDYVLRGGQTVPNNCCNGVQSLYKEASSTAARQAVCYCLKSITSTVAAPIVANAASLPKKCGVYIPYTISPSIDCTKVR